TTTCTGCGCGCGCCCTGGATACAGTCGTGGTGACCTTTGGCCAACAAGGCCAGCTCGAGCCCGTCGCAACGCGCTCGAACGCGACCCAGCCGATGTACTTCGTCCTCTGCGCCGTGACCACGGGCACCGCGCTCCCCGGTCAAAATACGACCGCGGTGCCAGGCTCACGAATCGGCATCAGCGCGTTCGGCGCCTCGGCCGGCACCAAGCTCAATGCAACGGACGCCTGCACCATCTGACTTTGCGCTAAAGTCCGGGCCTGACCCATTGCGCAGGAGAGCCCCGATGATCGACCACACTGCCGCGTACGTCAGCGACTTCGAGCGCAGCAAGGCCTTTTATCAAACGGTGCTGGCCGCCATCGGGTACGAGCTGCTTGCGGTGTTCCCTGCCTCGGTCACGGGCCGCACGGATGTCGCCGGGTTCGGCGAAGGCGGAAAGCCCGACTTCTGGATCTACAAGGGCGAACCGAACCAGCCGCCGGTGCATGTGGCCTTCCGCGTGGATTCGCGCAAGCTGGTGCATGCGTTCCACGAAACGGCACTCGCCGCGGGTGGGCGCGACAATGGGCCACCTGGTCCACGCTCGCACTACCACGAAGGCTACTACGGCGCATTCATCCTCGATCCCGATGGCCACAACATCGAAGCCGTCTTCCATGGCCAGGCCCGGTTGGGCGGCTGATGGTTAACGGCGGCGGTTGAGGAAACGGGCCAACACCACGGCATGGTTGATGGCGTGATCCTTCGCGCCGTAGAGCAGCGTCGTTCGGCCGGCATGTGATGCGGCCCTTACCGCCTTGGCAAACGGATTGGCCCTGAGCTCTGCCAGGTAGCGTTCCGTGAACTCGGCGAAGCGGTCCTCGCGGTGGTCGAACCACGTGCGCAACTCAGGCGTTGGCGCGATCTCTTTCCACCAGTCGTCCAGGGCGGCGCGCTCACGGGACACGCCCCGCGGCCATAGCCGGTCAACGAGTACGCGGCGCCCGTCGGCTGTTGCGGGTGCGTCACGCACCGGCTTGATCGCGAAGGTTTTTTCGACGGCTGGCATGTTCGCTTACCTCCGCGCGGTTATCATGGCGCGCTCAACCATTGATCGGCCCCTCCCTTGTCGCACTACGCCGGCCCACTCCTCACCGAACCGACCGCCCAGCTCTTGCTCGCGGCACGCAAGGCAGCCGCGCCATCGTGGCAAGGCTCGCTCGACCTGGGGCGCACTGAAGGTACCGCAAGCCTGCACGACGATCACTGGACATGGCTTGGCCAGGCCTACCCTTACCCCGGGAAGATCAAAGCGCGCACCATTTACGCCTGGGATGGCGACGGGTTCGAGCCGGTCTCGCGGTTCGCCGGCTCCCTGATCAAACTGGTGCCGACGGAATGGGGTGTGCCGACCTTCGAGATCGACGGCATCAAGATGCTGCCCACATCGAAGGAATCGCCACTGGATGATGCGCGCCGCAAGGTGGCCCTGGTGGAGCCGCGCGGCAAGGTCGTGCTCGATACGTGCGGCGGGCTCGGCTATTTCGCGGCATGCTGCCTGGATGGCGGCGTGGCACGCATCCAGTCATTCGAGAAGAACCCGGATGTGCTCTGGCTGCGAACGATCAACCCGTGGTCGCCCGATCCGGCATCGGTGGCGGCCGCGGGGCGCCTGCACCTCGCGCAAGGTGATGTGTCCGAGCAGATCGACACGATCGCGGATGGCTCGGTGG
Above is a genomic segment from Luteibacter aegosomatissinici containing:
- a CDS encoding VOC family protein, which translates into the protein MIDHTAAYVSDFERSKAFYQTVLAAIGYELLAVFPASVTGRTDVAGFGEGGKPDFWIYKGEPNQPPVHVAFRVDSRKLVHAFHETALAAGGRDNGPPGPRSHYHEGYYGAFILDPDGHNIEAVFHGQARLGG
- a CDS encoding DUF488 domain-containing protein — encoded protein: MPAVEKTFAIKPVRDAPATADGRRVLVDRLWPRGVSRERAALDDWWKEIAPTPELRTWFDHREDRFAEFTERYLAELRANPFAKAVRAASHAGRTTLLYGAKDHAINHAVVLARFLNRRR
- a CDS encoding class I SAM-dependent methyltransferase, whose product is MSHYAGPLLTEPTAQLLLAARKAAAPSWQGSLDLGRTEGTASLHDDHWTWLGQAYPYPGKIKARTIYAWDGDGFEPVSRFAGSLIKLVPTEWGVPTFEIDGIKMLPTSKESPLDDARRKVALVEPRGKVVLDTCGGLGYFAACCLDGGVARIQSFEKNPDVLWLRTINPWSPDPASVAAAGRLHLAQGDVSEQIDTIADGSVDAILHDPPRFGIAGELYSQAFYHELARVIRRGGRLFHYTGSPNKLTTGRDVPSEVAGRLEKAGFNPTLALDGVFATRR